A window of Terriglobales bacterium genomic DNA:
AGGTGAAGCTGCACCGCGACGTCGCCGCCACCATCAAAGTGGTGGTGGAGAAAGAAGCGGAATAGAACCCAGTTTCCAGTTTCCGGTTTCCAGCAAGAAACAACGGCCGGCGGGATGGCAAGTCCGCCGGCCGTGGTGTTTTTGGTGAGAGGGTTCGCTCCTCAATCGGGCTGGTGGATACGGTAGTCTTTGTAAAGATCGAGCCGATTGATAATTCCCTCAATGATCTGGGTGTAGGAGAAGTACTCATACAGATTCTCGTCGGAGAGTCCTTGTAGTGAGCTTCGTCGAGCCTCGCGAATCATCGGCAGGTCCTTCTCAGAGAGATTGGCAACAGCACTCTCAATGAACCGCTTCGCACCGGCGATACCCAGAAAGGGCGGAGCCTCTTCGATCTTGCGGGCCACGGCGGCGACTACTCCTTTACTGTCGGCCTTGCGACCAAGGTCCGGCTCCGGATGGCGTTTCTCGTATTCCTCCTGCCGGTCGAGTGCTTTGTGGAATTCTTCTTCGGTATGCGGAATAAGACGGATGTATTCGAGAACCTCCTCGCGGCTGAATTTCGGCGGTTGCTTCGGTGGCTCGTATCGCGAATAGGTCCGAAGTTGTCGGACCTGCTTTGCATAAGGTTCGGGCAACGCTTTCAAACCCTGGAACTGAGTCAGAGCTTTGAAGCCGGCTTCGGTCATGCTGAGTGCCAGCGTGAGCGCGGCAACGTCCCTGGTCTCCTTGTTCTCCGAATCGAGGGCACTCGTCAGATAACCATCCGCGCGTTCGGGTGTCATGCTCCCATAGAGGAAGACGGCTCCGAGACTCCTGTCCAAAGTGAGGGCATGTTGCGGCACGTAGGCCGTCACATTGGGGTGCTCGAGATAGCGGGATGCCAGGCGGCCGGTGTCAACATCGCTAAAGGAGAGCTGCAGGAGCAATCGAACGTATCCGGCTGGATCGATTTCATTGAGATCGGACTGGTAGACGGCTTCCTCGACAATGCGTCCGGACCGCTCAGACTGGTCTAAGCTGAAGAGCAACGAAGACCCATCAAAGAGAAAGAAAGGATCGCTCTTCTCCTCGGCCAGCAGGTCCTGCAAGCACGCTACACCATCTGGCATCTCCTTCTTGACCAGCTCCCAGAAGGAATCCATCGCCGCAGACTTCGCGTCCCTTGTCTTCTCGTCGACCTTACTTGGGCGAAAGCCGTAGGTCGCCTTCTGAGCTTCACGAATGGCAGTGCAAGAACCCTGGGCAAATACGCCTAGGGAGAAGAGGGCAATCGTCAAGAGGACGACTCGCTTCAAGGGCACCTCCCCATCAAGAAGACCGAGATTGTAGGCCGGGGACGCCATTCTTTCGCCCTCCGGGGCTTGGGATTTCAGGGGCCCAAATGACCCACGGCTGACGCCGTGTGCTCACATTCTAGCGCCCCTGCGGGGCTCGAGGTGGTTGCGTCAAGGCATGTTCCGACAGCGGGCTACCCTCCTTCCGCGCAGCTCGGTCGGGCGGGCTCGGAAGGGCAGCAGGAGACAGGCTTGAGGTCAGCAACAGCTAAGTCTCCCGGTAGCGTTCCAGAGGTAGCGGCTGATAGCCGTGGCGACTGACGCGCGGGCAGAGAAGCAAACTCGGTCGAGACGGAATGAGCGCCGACATCTACTTGAAGGCCTCGCATACGGGAAGGCCATCGGACATCGATGCTTTCGCCAGCAGCGGGCAGATCGCGTGGGCGTTGAAGTTGTTGGGATCGACCTCCAGGACGCGCCGGTAGCTCTTCAAAGCTTCTGTTTGCATCCCGGAGAGCCGCTGGGCGCGCCCCAGGTTGAGCCATACGTTCCAGATGTAAGGATGGATGTCCGCATTCAGACGACAGGTCTCGAGGGCGTCAGGCATGCGCTTCTGATCCATCAGCATCTGGCAAGCATTACGCAAGTCGATTTCAGGCGGCGGCCTCCACCAGTCGTAGCTGGCAAACCGCGCCTTGCGGTCTTCATAAGCCCTGCGGGCGGCGACGCCACCGTTGGCCAGAGCGATGACGGGGATGCTGCGCATTTCTTCGCCACGCAGGATGGGATCAAGCGCAGGATCGCGTCCCGCGGCGTAGTCCGCGAAGGAGAACGGAGCCGGCAGATCCACGGGGATGAACTCGGAAAGATCATTGGAAGCACTCAGTTGGTGGCGCAGAGTGGAAACATAAAGGTGCAGTCCAGTGCGGGAGTACTTGCGCGAGGTGGCGTCGCCGAAGCTGTTGAGCGCCGCTCCCGCCGGCTCGCCGATCAGAGTCGGTCGCGTGTGCTTCAGAAACGCACTCAGGGCCATGATGCCGGCGCTGAACGTCTTGCGGCCGGTCAAAATGTAGAGCTCCGTCCATGGCGGATGGTTCTGGCGGGTGACGAACTCGGCGATCATGTCGTTGACGACGCTGCCGTCTCCGCCAAAGTTGTAGCGCAAGTCGAGGATGAGGCGGCGCGGCTTGAGCTGGTCCACTTCCCGCAGCGCGGCTTGCAGGAAGGGGATGAGCTCGGTGTCGTCCAGTTGGTTCATCTGAACGTAGTAGGCGTGATGTTGCGGCATGGCCCGGGAGACGTAGGGACCCCCCAAGATGAAATGGGGGGGGCGGGATGTGTCCGCGGTTCGGAAGGTTACGGAAGGCAGGGCGCTGTATGCGCTGATCCAGTCGTCGGCCTTGCCGAAGGGCACGCCGAACATCTCGCGGCGGAATTGCCACTCGAAGGCGGCCTCGAAACCCTTGTAAGCAGGATCGTCCGTTCTTGTGGGAACCAGGTCGCGTTCCACGACCCTGCCGTCACGAAGCCTGAACTTGATTTTCAGTTGGCCGCCGGGGTCTGTGTAACCAAGACCCTTCATCAGGGCCGCGCTGTGGAGGGCGTACAGCTTCTCCTTGCGGTGGAAGACATTGTCGGCGCCCATTAGCTTGCGTGCCTCGGCGACAACCTCACTTGCAGGGTGGCCGGCAATCTCCAGGACTTGCGCCCCTGCCAGGTCGGATACGGACTTGTGGGCGCTGGTGACGAAGAAGCCGTCGGTGAATTCGTAGATGCGGATGGGGTACCAGAACGCGAAGGCTGAACTGTCCGGTTCGAGCTGCGTGTGGCCATCACCCAGCGATGCGACCAGGCGCATGGCGGCGGCCACGCGTTGCTCTTCGGTCAATGAAGGCACGGCATTCTTCAGTGCCTCGGCCTGACGAAGGAAAGTCAGTTCGCCCACCTTGGTGAACGGGTTGGGGTGGAACACGCGGATGTCGCGAACAATCTCATCGATATCCTGCCGCCAGTCGGAAATGCCAGGTTCCGTAGCCGGGGCAGTCTGCGACCCCGCTGGAGGAACAAGGAAAAAGAGCAAGGCGGTGACGGAAACAGCTCTGATCATGAGTCCCCCCAGATGTTCCTAGGGTTAGGACGTGGCGCGTGGAGCTATGTGAGCCGAGCCAAGTCGATTGTGGCGGGCTCAACCCAGCAGCAACCGCCAGGCTTCGCGGTAGCGTTCGAGGCGGCGGGGGCGGGAGCCGGGGCGGCCGTTGCGCGGACAGAGACGCAAGGACTTGCGTGGCGTGAAGGCGCGGACGGGGAGCAAGTACCAGGCGTCCTCGGGGATGATGTAGGCGGCCAGGAAGTCGATCTCGTGGGCCGAGTATGGCGACTTGAGGCGGCCGCCGCGAGCGGTAGAGAGGCGGTAGGAGCCGAGGTCGAAGCGGGTGACACTTTTCACCTGCACGCGGAAGATGCAACGGCCGTTATCCACCAGGAAGTCGTAGGGGATGTTGTCCCCGTACGGTTTGGAAACGGCCAGGCCCAGGGTGAGGGCCTTGAGCAGGAACCGGACTTCGACCTCCTCTCCCTGAGCTTTGGCGGGGGAGGAGTAGAGGGGCATGGGTTGTATTTCTCTAGTTACATATATCAATTTACAATTATAGCAAATTGCTTGGGCACCGCCTGGCGATGGAGCAGGGTTAGTTCCTTTACTTTCAATGGCTTGGGACTCGAGATAAGAAAAGACTTGACAGCACCTTGGGACCCACAGCCGCTGAGGATGGGAATAGCGATTCCTCGATGCGCGCTTCGGTGCGGCCGTCCGCCCGAGGCGAACAGACCTCCCTCGCGCTCGCTCGGAAATGACAAGGGACAAGGCCCCGACGACATTCAGGCCGCTGGGAAATTGGCCTTTTCGTCCCAGCAAGCCCTTGATTCTTGCGGGCCTGCGGGCTCGCGGCTTGCTCACAATCCTTTCACGGGCTCGTCCAATGACATGGAGTGAGATTTGTAGGGCATACTGGAGTCGCCCCAGG
This region includes:
- a CDS encoding group I intron-associated PD-(D/E)XK endonuclease, which encodes MPLYSSPAKAQGEEVEVRFLLKALTLGLAVSKPYGDNIPYDFLVDNGRCIFRVQVKSVTRFDLGSYRLSTARGGRLKSPYSAHEIDFLAAYIIPEDAWYLLPVRAFTPRKSLRLCPRNGRPGSRPRRLERYREAWRLLLG